The Solanum pennellii chromosome 11, SPENNV200 genome contains a region encoding:
- the LOC107003461 gene encoding protein ALP1-like isoform X2: MGPVRGHKKKRKVEKKVEKDSLASGSSENGSADWWEMLSKRVAGNVSPSKGLDEFQSVFKMSRRTFDYICSLAEEHMQAKSAHYVFSSGKPMSLHEQVALAMRRLSSEAIEEKGLHHIRWPSTEEDMTAIKSKFERIQGLPNCCGAIDATHITMMLSSSEQTADVWLDQNKNHSMVLQAVVDPDMRFRDVVTGLPGKLNENSVLQSSTLFELCEKGERLNGNKMKLSEETELREYMVGDSGYALLPWLLTPYQDKELSESKADFNKRHLATRIVAQRALARLKDVWKMIHGMMWRPDKHKLPRFILVCCILHNIVIDMEDDVLDELPLSSHLHDPGYRQEVCESVDKTASVLRDNLSLHLTGR; this comes from the exons ATGGGTCCTGTTAGAGGGCataaaaagaagaggaaggTAGAGAAGAAAGTTGAAAAGGATTCTTTAGCTTCTGGGTCTTCAGAGAATGGTTCTGCTGATTGGTGGGAGATGTTATCTAAAAGAGTTGCTG GAAATGTTTCTCCGTCAAAGGGTTTGGATGAGTTCCAATCTGTTTTCAAGATGTCTAGAAGAACTTTTGACTACATATGTTCCCTTGCAGAGGAACACATGCAGGCAAAATCAGCCCACTATGTGTTTTCAAGTGGCAAGCCCATGTCTTTGCATGAGCAAGTAGCGTTAGCTATGAGGAGGCTGAGCTCAG AGGCTATTGAGGAAAAGGGGCTTCACCACATACGGTGGCCTTCAACAGAAGAGGATATGACAGCGATAAAGTCCAAGTTTGAAAGAATTCAAGGACTTCCAAACTGTTGTGGTGCAATTGATGCTACACACATCACAATGATGTTATCTTCCTCTGAGCAGACAGCTGACGTATGGCTCGATCAAAATAAGAACCACAGCATGGTCCTGCAAGCAGTTGTTGACCCTGATATGAGGTTCCGTGATGTTGTCACAGGATTGCCAGGAAAGCTGAACGAGAATTCAGTGCTTCAGAGCTCAACATTATTTGAACTCTGCGAGAAAGGAGAGAGGTTGAATGGAAACAAGATGAAGCTGTCTGAAGAAACAGAACTACGGGAATATATGGTTGGTGATTCTGGTTATGCCTTGTtaccttggcttttaactcctTATCAAGACAAAGAACTTTCAGAATCTAAAGCTGACTTCAATAAAAGGCATTTAGCAACTCGTATAGTGGCACAGAGGGCCTTAGCTAGGCTGAAAGATGTCTGGAAAATGATTCATGGAATGATGTGGAGACCTGACAAGCACAAGCTACCAAGGTTTATCCTTGTATGCTGCATTCTTCACAACATTGTTATTGACATGGAAGATGATGTCTTGGATGAGTTGCCTCTATCATCTCATCTTCATGACCCGGGATACAGGCAAGAGGTCTGTGAATCTGTCGACAAGACTGCTTCAGTTTTGAGGGACAATCTGTCCCTCCACTTAACTGGAAGATGA
- the LOC107003472 gene encoding protein UPSTREAM OF FLC, translating to MATFVRAKDQNGKDRETSNKVWIENPNHKLKSERKVPVVYYLTRNGQLEHPHFMEVPISSPDDGLYLRDVINRLNFLRGKGIASLYSWSAKRSYRNGFVWHDLADHDFIYPAHGQEYVLKGSQLVEGATTLSTSKNQVSEVRKLSEFPAVSRRRNQSWCSADFHEYRVYKAESSSNEYSGKAAADASTQTDDRRRRRREIGIAEEEEEEDYQSTEVSISPPPSDSSPETLETLMKADGKVIVRPETDETANTNESNGKSRGSSVLMQLLSCGSMSFKDCGPGGYGKDHGLSLISHYKSRVPRGPGLHSVAEITEHQGITKLEDKEEYLSGSLIETNKDEYPALKRSSSWNADRSAKLEIREKEIEGVRAKCIPRRPKNQSSRKELGRSIDLSCVSSGASISSSSSSQHGSKRLVVPPQL from the exons ATGGCGACATTTGTTAGAGCAAAGGACCAAAATGGGAAAGATAGAGAAACTAGTAACAAAGTTTGGATTGAAAACCCAAATCATAAGCTCAAATCTGAACGCAAAGTGCCTGTTGTTTATTATCTCACTAGAAATGGACAACTTGAACATCCTCATTTCATGGAAGTTCCAATTTCTTCCCCTGACGACGGACTTTATCTTAGAG ATGTCATCAACCGCTTGAATTTTCTCAGGGGAAAAGGCATCGCTTCCCTCTATTCCTGGTCTGCCAAAAG AAGCTACAGAAATGGATTTGTGTGGCACGATTTGGCGGACCATGATTTTATATATCCAGCACACGGCCAAGAGTACGTTCTCAAAGGATCACAacttgttgagggtgcaacaacTCTTTCCACATCTAAAAATCAGGTCTCGGAAGTGAGAAAACTCAGCGAATTCCCGGCTGTATCACGGCGGCGCAACCAGTCCTGGTGTTCTGCCGACTTCCACGAATACAGAGTCTACAAAGCAGAGTCGTCCAGCAACGAATACTCCGGCAAAGCCGCCGCCGATGCGTCCACTCAGACAGACGATCGCCGTCGCCGGCGAAGAGAAATTGGAATTGctgaagaggaagaagaagaagattacCAGTCAACAGAAGTTAGCATTTCACCTCCGCCGTCTGATTCAAGTCCGGAAACACTTGAAACGTTGATGAAAGCCGATGGTAAGGTAATCGTACGTCCAGAAACAGATGAAACGGCTAATACTAATGAATCGAATGGGAAGAGCAGAGGATCTTCCGTGTTGATGCAATTATTATCGTGTGGGTCAATGTCGTTCAAGGACTGTGGGCCCGGTGGTTATGGAAAAGATCATGGGCTTTCATTGATTTCCCATTACAAATCGAGGGTGCCACGTGGACCGGGATTGCATTCGGTGGCAGAGATCACGGAGCATCAGGGAATCACAAagctagaagataaagaagagtACTTGAGCGGAAGCTTAATAGAGACAAACAAGGACGAATATCCAGCTCTGAAAAGATCTTCATCATGGAATGCAGATCG GAGTGCAAAATTGGAAATAAGGGAGAAGGAGATAGAAGGGGTGAGAGCAAAATGCATTCCAAGAAGGCCAAAGAATCAATCCAGCAGAAAGGAATTAGGAAGAAGCATTGACTTGTCTTGCGTTAGCAGTGGGGCAAGTATTTCTAGTAGTAGCAGTAGCCAACATGGTAGCAAAAGGCTAGTGGTTCCACCCCAACTGTAG
- the LOC107003461 gene encoding protein ALP1-like isoform X1, translating to MGPVRGHKKKRKVEKKVEKDSLASGSSENGSADWWEMLSKRVAGNVSPSKGLDEFQSVFKMSRRTFDYICSLAEEHMQAKSAHYVFSSGKPMSLHEQVALAMRRLSSGNSLISVGDSFGAHHSTVSQVTWRFIEAIEEKGLHHIRWPSTEEDMTAIKSKFERIQGLPNCCGAIDATHITMMLSSSEQTADVWLDQNKNHSMVLQAVVDPDMRFRDVVTGLPGKLNENSVLQSSTLFELCEKGERLNGNKMKLSEETELREYMVGDSGYALLPWLLTPYQDKELSESKADFNKRHLATRIVAQRALARLKDVWKMIHGMMWRPDKHKLPRFILVCCILHNIVIDMEDDVLDELPLSSHLHDPGYRQEVCESVDKTASVLRDNLSLHLTGR from the exons ATGGGTCCTGTTAGAGGGCataaaaagaagaggaaggTAGAGAAGAAAGTTGAAAAGGATTCTTTAGCTTCTGGGTCTTCAGAGAATGGTTCTGCTGATTGGTGGGAGATGTTATCTAAAAGAGTTGCTG GAAATGTTTCTCCGTCAAAGGGTTTGGATGAGTTCCAATCTGTTTTCAAGATGTCTAGAAGAACTTTTGACTACATATGTTCCCTTGCAGAGGAACACATGCAGGCAAAATCAGCCCACTATGTGTTTTCAAGTGGCAAGCCCATGTCTTTGCATGAGCAAGTAGCGTTAGCTATGAGGAGGCTGAGCTCAGGTAATTCTCTAATTTCAGTGGGCGACTCGTTTGGTGCACACCACTCGACAGTATCTCAAGTAACTTGGCGCTTTATAGAGGCTATTGAGGAAAAGGGGCTTCACCACATACGGTGGCCTTCAACAGAAGAGGATATGACAGCGATAAAGTCCAAGTTTGAAAGAATTCAAGGACTTCCAAACTGTTGTGGTGCAATTGATGCTACACACATCACAATGATGTTATCTTCCTCTGAGCAGACAGCTGACGTATGGCTCGATCAAAATAAGAACCACAGCATGGTCCTGCAAGCAGTTGTTGACCCTGATATGAGGTTCCGTGATGTTGTCACAGGATTGCCAGGAAAGCTGAACGAGAATTCAGTGCTTCAGAGCTCAACATTATTTGAACTCTGCGAGAAAGGAGAGAGGTTGAATGGAAACAAGATGAAGCTGTCTGAAGAAACAGAACTACGGGAATATATGGTTGGTGATTCTGGTTATGCCTTGTtaccttggcttttaactcctTATCAAGACAAAGAACTTTCAGAATCTAAAGCTGACTTCAATAAAAGGCATTTAGCAACTCGTATAGTGGCACAGAGGGCCTTAGCTAGGCTGAAAGATGTCTGGAAAATGATTCATGGAATGATGTGGAGACCTGACAAGCACAAGCTACCAAGGTTTATCCTTGTATGCTGCATTCTTCACAACATTGTTATTGACATGGAAGATGATGTCTTGGATGAGTTGCCTCTATCATCTCATCTTCATGACCCGGGATACAGGCAAGAGGTCTGTGAATCTGTCGACAAGACTGCTTCAGTTTTGAGGGACAATCTGTCCCTCCACTTAACTGGAAGATGA